The Antechinus flavipes isolate AdamAnt ecotype Samford, QLD, Australia chromosome 4, AdamAnt_v2, whole genome shotgun sequence genomic interval CAAAAAAATGGGCATTTTTGAAAGGGTGTCCATGCTCCTTTCCGCCTCCCCCCTTTCCTTAATGAGTCAGTTTAAAGTCTATGTTTTGTTGAAAGAGAATACCTAAATAGATAGTGCTCTATGACTCATCTTTGGCATTAGCCCCTGTTTTAGCCCTGTTCTGAGTCTTACTATTCCAGCATTTGTAACCCAAATTTAAAGCTCCCGAAAAGTGAATGACCTGTATCATTCATTCTCAAGCAAGCTGAAGATATGGGACTTTCAGGACtgaataactatttttaaaaggaacaagacaattaattttattgatagcatttttttcacaatcagaataaatagaaaagcttgcttattatcatcatcataattattactAATATTCTTACTATGCCCTTACACATGATACTCAGTCTCTCTATTACagaggcagcaaggtggcacagtggataaagagtTGGATCTGGAAGCTGGAATaactgaattcagatccagtctcaaacacttaggagctgtgtgaccctgggcaagtcatttaacctgccCTCGTTTtgtcatatgtaaaatagaaataataagatcACTTGCATCCCAGGGTTtttgtgggaatcaaatgagaaaatgtttgtaaagttctttgtaaaccttaaaatgttatataaatgtaagctattaattattgtttctatcccTGTTTTTGCACTGACTATATCCTTCATGCACTCCATCTTTACCACCATCTTTTagtcttcctatttttcctcaaaCTTCCATCCATGAAGTCTTTCTTAATTCTGCCAGAAATTAATGCCATTCCagacaaaatgtgtgtgtgtgtgtgtgtgtgtgtgtgtgtgtgtgtgtgtatacctgcTTGGTTTATCCTAGTAgcctgtgaactccttgaaatcaggaattgttctatttttgtatctatccccagcatccagcacagTGGTTGACTTGgaataacaaatgcttattggttgattaaATACTGAGACTATCTTACATTTTGCGTGACATTCCTAtctttctgaaattctttctaGCCAGTCTCTTATTTCATCCTCAAATGATCCTGTGAAGAAGAGAAATAGAGTAGGGTGAGCTCCATTTGACAGAGATCCAGAGATATTATTTTGCTAAAAAGGTTGCCCATTTATATTGAGCCATCTAAATATATAGTCCATTTAGAATAAGGTGGTCATTTTAAGTGCTATGTAGTCACTGTGGGAATCTATTTTGAcgtctagaaaaaaaatttccatttgggCACTCCTTAgaatttttggtttggtttttttgggcAAGATTTTGGATTTCAAGGAAACTCCTGACTTTATCAGCACTCTCCTGTAATTTAGACTCATAAAAAGTTGCCTAGGGCATGAAAGAAATATCATAGCTAGGACTGTGACTAATCTCAGAAGGCATCTAATCTACCTCCCTtaaacacatgaagaaactgaggcccaatgaaGAAACATGACTCAGTCATGATCATAAAATTAGTAtctgtcagagatgggatttgaatttggatctttttGGCTATCATACTTTCTATCTCAAGCTTCCTCCACCTAGGCCTAATCCTCTGTAGCCAAACAACAGTCACAATCTGATGCAAAGCAGGTCAGACTGTCTCCAATTCAATCCAAAATCAGAGCAAGAGGGAATGAATCAGTTTCAAAGAAGGCAGGTGAAATCTGGACATCCATGAAGGAATTGAGGGActtggaaaaataattcaaatctaGGATAAGTCAAGAGCCAGAGTGGGGAATCTTCTCCAGAAATCCATAACATTAGGGGGAGACTGCCATTGTTTGGGAGTGATTATGTATGATTTTGTGGGGAAGCAGTGTATGAGACAATATCATCATTTTATGAAATGTAAACACATTTCTCTTACTTCAGCAGAATATGGAGCAtgtgctttttcttctttagagtgaattactatttttattaaccTCCAGATATTGCAGTTCTCATTAAAATACCCACACCCTCTAACTATTAGGCAACCACAACTTTACTCAGGGTATCCCCGATTGTAGGGAAAGGGACTGGAGAAAAGTGTGAGTTATTATAACACATtgattctcaagaaaaaaaataatactatattCTGATTCTACCCAAGTTAAAATTTGAAAGAGAATTCTTTTACACTTTGTCAAGTATGAAACAAATTCCAACCCTCTCCTCCCCAACTTCTAGGGAGTTGTCACTCCCCAGAGCTGTCTGGAGAGCAGTTGTCACTTTTGTTCAAAATCCCATAAGGATTCACATATAACATGGACCTAGAGCAATAAAAGATCTCAAAGGTTCTGTAGTGcaaccctttattttacaaatgaggaaactgaggcccagggagatgaAGTGAATTATCCATGTTTGTGCAGATTCTAAaggtcagaggtgagatttgaattcagcttctGAATCCATGGTCAGTACCCTTTCCAATATACCAATATGCTCTCTGAGGGAAGAggatgggaaggggaagggaggggaagatggGGAGCCCAACACTTCACATTGCTGCTAAGGGTCAATCTGATTTCTGCAGAAACTTCATTTGGCCTTCAGAAGGTCATCTGCCCTGTGATCTAAACCACATTTTCCCAAGAGCAACGCAATCAGTGGATAAAGTTGAAAAGTAGAATAGCGAACAGAGGAAGTCCATTTTTCTTACTCCTCCCTAATGGCATAACTAAGTCCTCTTTCGCATTTCATGTCAACATCCTACATCTGTCAGGGGAGTGGCTTCTAGATTTGTCCCACTCCATTTCCTAGAGGGGTTTGAATGTCTGACTCCTTCTAGGTTCCCGGAACACTGAGGGCAATGTCGGAAGTTCACTGGTCTCGAGCCTACCTAATCTTTGAAGCAATTCATATAGATTCATATGTTCCTTCCTCCCATCCATACTTCAACTTAGCCACTGTCTTGCTTTAGCAAAATGACACCTTCATCATCCTTAGAATTCAAGCATCAATTCTGTCTGACAAGTGCAAATTGTAACAACAAACATACAACCCTAGAGTCAAACATATAGGGTtggaaggaaactgagaggccATTTactccaaccctctcattttacagagaccCAGAAAAGTTTTGTGACTTGCTAAGGTCCTACAGTCTGTGTGAGAACATGGCACGGTGGAGAAAACTCTGGACTTGGTATGAGGAGGAATCACATTTGCCGTCTCAACACAGTCCTAGGTTTGGTTTGCCATGCTAGGGTCTTTGCTGATTATCTGCAATTTATTCTGCCTATATCTTCTTGTATAAGATAATCTTAACTCTAGCccagttgtttgcatattgtctcctccataaATCAGTCAGTTGATATCTCACCATTACtaattttgtgaccttgggcaagatgCACTAAACCAGAGTTTCTGTTTCctcaatctataaaatgggtatagtaATACAGGTGCCACATGCAATACAGGTCTGCAGTAaggaaagtatttaataaatcttaaAACCCTAGAGAAATCAAGTTATAATCATTTCCCTTCCTATATTTATAACTTACTTCATATGTGTTATTCCAACTGATCTTCACTATAACACTATGAAATAACTTCTTGTTGCTCAGTAATTTCAGTCTTATCTGGTGCTTCTTgaaccatttggagttttcttgatagagatcttagattggtttgccatttctttcgccagctcattttacagatgaagaaacttaataGATCAGGGTTAAGTGAACTGCCCACAGTCACCCAGCTAGACTAGATGTGAACTCAGGATGTCATAATTCCAtgcctggctctctatccactgcaccacctagctgctttatGAAATAGAGCAAGCATTATCATCCCAATTTGGCAGATGGAGAATTTGAAATACATAAGCAAAGTACCTTCCCAGGGAAATATAGCTATGTGTCACAGAGCCAGGAATTGAAaccaattcattatttttcccagCACAACACATTTCTTTCCATAAGAGACTTTTGGCTGAGAAGCAGAGAAGGATCATAGGGACAGAAAGAAGATactcttccaggaaagaagaaggagagggaaatatTGAGATCCAAGTGTTTTCACTGACATGAAATCCTAAGAGTCCTAGAGAGCTCTAGGACATTCTTCTGTCCTCCTGGTCCtgtccttcctttctgcctccaatttttataccaacaattcaacaaatatttattaagcatttaccatgttCCTGGCCCTATCTTAAATGCTGAGGACCTAAAggcaaaaaaactcaaaaaacaaaaacaaagtcacTATTCTCAAGAAATTCACAGTTTCCTGgcactaaaatcccatcttctattggaagcctttctcaacctctcttaattctagtgcctgccttcatttaatttttttttctttttaatatgtacATAGTTTGTGAGTAAATACTTGTTTGCTTTTTGTCACCCCCATTTGATTGTGAATTTTCTGAAGacaatcttttgcctttttttgtgtcCTGAATGCTTAGcatattgcctggcacatagcactCATAAAGGAAATgacatgcaaacagctatgtacacACACAATAAGGGCAGCATAAACTGCagaaaatcaaagaggaaaagcaTTAACTCACCAGACTAAGTCTAACCTGGGGTGGGGCGACAATTGGAGGGAGAAGGGTGCCACATGATCACGAGTCATAGACTTCTCCATTTGCATCATCCATGTCACTGACTCTCCTCAAAGATTCCCAAGACAATTCTGCTTCTCTATCATAAAATGTTTCTACTATGTCATTCCTATCCAGCATGGAATTCCCTCTGAAGTCAAGGGAAATTTAGTTGTCCAGGTAGAGGttgagtcagagagagaaaactcCCCAGAACAGGTGGGAGATCATTTCTGTTCCTAGAAACAGAAGGGCACTCCTACCTAAATAACTCCCACTCAGCCCCTTTCTATGAACTCCTCTAGTTAATATTTAttctaatgatgatgatgatgatgatgatgatagctagaaATTATTTAAGACGTGAAAAACAAtttgcattatctcatttgatgatcccaaggtaggtgatattattttttccctttttcatcattttagatgagaaaactgaggcacagggaaattaaattactttatatttagtGTCTGATGCAGGATTTCAAGTCAGGTCTAGTCCTTTACCTACATTGCCAAATATCCTAATTTTATAGTCATTAACCACTATGAAATTAAACTATTAGAAAAGAAAGTCACATCTGATGTCCATGTCCTAGAAACTTTAGTAGATGTGAATCTCTCCACTGAATACCCAAGTGAGATGTTTCTTTTCAGTGCTTAATAGTGTGGTGTCTCACACATATcagatgttcaataaatgtttcattaattGTTGGCCTGATTTCACTGAGAtttaagaagagaagaggaagagatctCCATCTCACTCAAGTTAAGTTAGGTATGATCTTGCATAAAGTTGAAGGATAACTACCCTAGTTCTGTACAATTTGGTAAGTGATGTACTACTACTCAAAATTCTTCCAAGCCAGGGACACTCAAAAAAGCAGTAGAATAAGCAGAGATTCATTGGGATTTCCACTTTGTATTGGAGCAAATCATCTTGGCACAGGATTCATGCATCCTGGAGGAGTCTCTAGATAGCAGAATATCCTAAAACTTAGATGGGAAAAATTAGCTTCTtaattttatgtacttaaaagCATTCTTCTGGAAATCATAGGTTTCAAAAGATAAAGGCCCTTTTATTTGGTATTACTAATACATAAGCATGGATGTCCACACTTGCCCTATTGGGAAACTGCCTTCTCTTGATAGAAGCAAAGCATGGAGAGAGTGACTCTTTAAACTAAACAAGTTTAAAAACTTGAAGGTTCAAATAGTATGCAACAGGAATGAAGAATTTCTCAACAGACAGAATATTAAAATGGGCTCACATTCACGTCACCATAGGCAAGGAACATTTTCTCAATGACAGCTACAGGTCTGCAGTGTTTGAGGTAAAAGCTGTATATTATGTAAGCAGCAGAGTACAGAAgtggcaaaagagagagagaaaatatcttctcccctccccaacccaAGCCCTAAAATAACTCTAATGGAGAAGTATACAGATGGACTAAATGCTTGCAatgcagaatttaaaaaaaaaatacatactcaCACAAACTCAAAGCATCTGAGCTTTTACTCCAATTCAGTGGAGTGAGGATGGTGGTTAGGAGGTGGGGCAGAAAAAGGGAGGAGCTCTTGGCCGGAAACGAGTTCTGTGTGTTTATGAATGGGGGCATAGTCCCCATTGAGTATAAATGGAGACCAGCAACGTGAAGTCCAGTACCAGCAAGTCTTGCTCCTGCAGAACAGAGCTACCAGCCAGACCCCAGGAGACGAAAGCCTTACCATGCCTACGTTGATGCTGctcttctgcttccttttcctgACTGGCCCCAGCCCCAGTTCTGCCTCAGAGAACAACTGTACCAGCTTCTCCACCACATTGCCCATCTTACTCCGAGAACTTCGAATAGGCTTCGAGGGAGTGAAGGGATACTTTGTAAGTACACTCACCTGtctgtcctttccttttttgagtACCTGAATGAGATCCCTGCTGGAGCTAACCCTTCTGCCCATGCTTCGTCAGTTAATTGAATTGGGCAAAGCCCTACCACCAGATagataaatacatttatacatacatagatgaATGGGTAgattaaaatatagataaatgatttctaagacaTTTCCAAGCTTTGCAATACAACCACTGTTTTCTTATTAAGATACACCAAAAAGACAATCACATTAATTTATAGAATCATGGAATATTAGACCTGGGGAGGGATGTTATGGCTCCCCAATACAATCCTGCATTTTATAggggagaaaactgagatctgaGAAAGCTGTTGTAATAGCTAAACAGGGATTGGAATCCCTGTTCTTAATTCCTAGTGCAATGGGAGTTTTGTTATTGGCTTTGCTGGGTTTTCCTGGTTTCTCCTCCCCTGATCTTAAATGCCTAAGCTtctcacaaaacaaagttctcCTTTGAGAGCTcccagtattttaaaattttattgatgagtTCTGGGGAATATctatcaatagattttttttccctgaggcaattagggttaagtgacttgcccagggtcacatagctaggaagtattaagcatctgagactggatttgaactcaggtcctcctgacttcaggaccagcactctattcattgcaacttctagctgcccctatcaATAGATATTTTCAAGCATATTTGGGTGAAATGATCTgtgaagtctcttccaactctcaagTTCTATGGCACATTCTCAGAAAATCTGTGCCAAATGATATCTTCCCTCCCCTGGGATCCTTAAGAACTTGGGCCTGGGTGTCTatagtagagaaggaaaaaagcagtggagattgaagacaaaagaaCACAACTACCAAGACCAGCTTGGGTGATATGAGTGATCTATTTAACAAGAGCAACTTGTGGTTTTGCTCAAGTCAACACATAGAGTTGAATGAGGACTTTCTCTTGACTTGGGAATCTTTCTAGGATTTGGGGGGAGAGAGCCTAGTAATCAATCAATTTAAATACCTAGTGtatgagtatgagtgtgtgtgtgtgtgtgtgtgtgtgtgtgtgtgtgtgcgtgtgcgccCCGCGCACGTGCCAGGCTTTGGGATTACCAGCACAAAGAATGAAAGGATTCCTACTCACAAGTAGCTAACAATCTGAGGGGGAATCTTCTACTAAATTCAATTGTTTGGAGTTCCTATTTGGTTAATCCAGGATACTACAAGGCAGCAACCACTGAAAATACATCTTCAACCTCtaggcaaaagagagagagagagacacccaAAAGACAGCAGCATCATATGTGCATGGTTACTTCAGATACATTCTAACTCTTTGTTTCTTACAGCAAAGTAAAGACGAATTGCTCTCTGTGAGACTGTTAGATGAGTCTTTGCAGAACGACTTCAAGGTAAGGTTTTTTCCATAAACCTTTATGGAACCGTTAAGggctcaaaattttatttgaatttgctTATTGGCTGTAGGAAGGTCTGTCTGCTTCCCTGGAGTCCCAAAAGGGAAGCTACAATGAAAAACTTTCACCCACAGCCTAGCTCCCAAGGGAGACGACTACCCCTGCTAAAGGCTGTTATAGTGGGTGGGAGCGAGGCTTTCAGCATCTCCACAAAAGACCTTAGGGGGAAAGATTTCAAATGGGAGTTCATCCagcatttcttttcccttccctcacaATCATGCTGACTTTGGTCCTCACAGAGTTACCTGGGCTGCCAGGCCTTGTTAGACATGATTAAGTTTTACCTGGATGATGTGATACCTCAGGCAGAGAATGAAACGGAGATCAAGAACAGCGTGGTCTCTTTAAAAGACAAGCTGATTGGACTGCAAAGGACACTCAGGCAATGTGTGAGTAGAAGAGAATATAGTACAGCCCTCCTGAcactacaaacacacacacacacacatgcacattatCCTGAAATACATACAAAACATGCAAAAATATACACAACCACATACATACAGAAAGACATTCATAAACATAACTACACaaaaagatacatacagagatacACAAGAAAAACTTGTAAGTACATACCCACAGAGGGCTAGATGGACATCCAACCATATACATAGCAAGATACATTGACATATAACTACTTACATAGAGACATACATAAAGagacacacaaatgcacacagaTGTACAATGATACAGAGACATAAAACCACATATACAAAGGCACAGTGAGACTCACATCCACAAATACATTAAGAGGCCACACAGAGAATCATACAACC includes:
- the IL10 gene encoding interleukin-10 — its product is MPTLMLLFCFLFLTGPSPSSASENNCTSFSTTLPILLRELRIGFEGVKGYFQSKDELLSVRLLDESLQNDFKSYLGCQALLDMIKFYLDDVIPQAENETEIKNSVVSLKDKLIGLQRTLRQCHKFLPCEVQSNAVQKIKNDYKRLNGNAVLKAMGEFDTFINYMEAFLIKQFKS